A window of the Fulvia fulva chromosome 3, complete sequence genome harbors these coding sequences:
- a CDS encoding Solute carrier family 35 member E3 has protein sequence MAEGERDLEKGVSIELSHEEARPFLLGTEDDDAATRAVDKEPLVSKTGLSRRFWFCAIVNTVSTVSIVFVNKRIFEDAKLRHAQVTFAAFHFAITYALLLALSMPQLGLFETKSVDKWTILPLALAMIFNVVLPNASLAYSSIQFYQIARVLITPCIVMLNYVLYRLTISRQAAMTLAPICIGVAVVSYFDTRPSADSRSTSLLGVFFALSGVLVSSIYSIWIGRYHNFLEVSSWQLLMNQAPVCVLVMLYIIPFSDDVTVLRSMAISLPSWMLIILSGVFACLINLTHYFIVNEAGAVSASVVGHCKTCIIIVVGWVVSRKPVRDGSMLGIVLAIGGAIAYTYVKERPVRKMAKELPR, from the exons ATGGCCGAAGGCGAACGAGACTTGGAGAAGGGCGTTTCTATCGAGCTTTCGCACGAGGAAGCTAGACCCTTCTTGCTTGGGACTGAAGATGACGATGCGGCTACACGAGCGGTCGATAAGGAGCCTCTAGTGTCGAAGACAGGCCTCAGCAGAAGATTCTGGTTCTGCGCGATTGTCAATACGGTATCGACAGTCAGCATA GTCTTCGTCAACAAGCGCATCTTCGAAGACGCAAAGCTCCGGCACGCACAAGTCACTTTTGCAGCCTTCCATTTCGCAATCACGTATGCGCTGCTATTGGCGCTATCAATGCCACAGCTTGGGCTCTTCGAGACGAAAAGTGTCGACAAATGGACAATCCTCCCACTCGCGCTCGCCATGATCTTCAACGTCGTTCTGCCGAACGCATCTCTGGCCTATTCGAGCATACAATTCTATCAGATCGCCAGGGTCCTGATCACGCCCTGCATTGTCATGCTTAATTACGTCCTCTACCGACTCACGATCTCGCGACAGGCGGCAATGACGTTGGCACCGATATGTATTGGCGTTGCTGTTGTGTCGTACTTTGACACGAGACCTTCAGCAGACTCGAGATCCACCTCCCTTCTCGGCGTGTTCTTTGCGCTCAGTGGGGTGTTGGTTAGCAGCATCTACAGCATCTGGATCGGACGGTATCACAATTTTTTGGAAGTCTCAAGCTGGCAGTTGCTCATGAACCAGGCACCGGTCTGCGTGCTGGTTATGCTTTACATCATCCCCTTCTCGGACGATGTCACGGTCTTGCGTTCTATGGCAATTTCACTTCCATCGTGGATGCTGATCATCCTG AGTGGCGTCTTCGCATGTCTGATCAACCTCACGCACTACTTCATCGTCAACGAGGCCGGAGCTGTCAGTGCCAGTGTTGTTGGACATTGCAAGACGTGCATTATCATTGTTGTTGGATGGGTTGTGAGCCGCAAGCCTGTCAGGGACGGTAGTATGCTTGGTATTGTACTTGCAATTGGGGGTGCGATAGC GTATACGTACGTCAAGGAACGGCCTGTGAGGAAGATGGCGAAAGAACTTCCGAGATAA